One segment of Polyodon spathula isolate WHYD16114869_AA chromosome 20, ASM1765450v1, whole genome shotgun sequence DNA contains the following:
- the LOC121295877 gene encoding ADP-ribosylation factor-like protein 13B, with the protein MTADIRLYRLKRRCWPFCWHPPTMFNLMSNCCSWISKLQEPVRKVTLLVVGLDNAGKTSTVNGILKEPPGDNAPTVGMARTELKVDQFEVVLVELGEGVQAWGLWKQHCGEAHGIVFVVDSSDSQRIREARDLLTDMLRHPKVSRKPLLVPANKQDKASAMLESEFIEVLSLERLVNESQTLCHIEPCSAIADVWCWSDRNRLKGLRWLLRAVTLDYSELCARVTRDTAQPVGWEEEERSRKSQRGRSKPKDDGVQDSQTELPMADNSQQWGYKPLPSGKLQPIRTIIKKKVQIEDAEENENDLQEHPDQSWRKETKASGATDSVLHSNRGGEVLRKSPKNSEDFHEQSHRLKKLQKKKRRTTKNKNKINTEETPTHPQPVDLSATFDLYRKAILSLKARQEQNQREGNIT; encoded by the exons ATGACAGCCGATATTCGACT atacaGATTAAAGAGGAGATGTTGGCCCTTTTGCTGGCATCCTCCCACCATGTTCAACCTGATGAGCAACTGCTGCAGCTGGATCTCCAAGCTGCAGGAACCAGTCAG GAAAGTCACTCTGCTCGTGGTGGGTCTTGACAATGCAGGCAAAACATCCACAGTGAATGGGATCCTGAAag AACCCCCAGGGGACAATGCACCCACTGTGGGCATGGCCAGGACTGAGCTGAAGGTGGACCAGTTCGAGGTGGTGCTGGTGGAGCTAGGAGAGGGGGTGCAGGCGTGGGGGCTCTGGAAGCAGCACTGCGGAGAGGCTCATGGGATTGTCTTTGTGGTGGATTCGAGCGACAGCCAGAGGATCAGAGAGGCTAGGGATCTGCTGACAGACATGCTGAGGCACCCAAAGGTGTCAAGGAAGCCCCTACTGGT GCCTGCTAACAAGCAGGACAAAGCCAGCGCCATGCTGGAGAGCGAGTTCATTGAAGTGCTGTCCCTGGAGAGGCTGGTGAACGAGAGTCAGACGCTCTGCCACATT GAA CCGTGCTCTGCCATTGCGGATGTGTGGTGCTGGTCGGACAGGAATAGGCTGAAGGGACTGCGCTGGCTGCTGCGTGCGGTCACCCTGGACTACAGCGAGCTGTGTGCGCGCGTGAcgagagacactgcccagccgGTGGGCTGGGAGGAGGAAGAGCGCAGCAGGAAGAGCCAGCGAGGGCGCAGCAAGCCCAAGGATGACGG AGTTCAAGACAGCCAAACTGAACTTCCCATGGCAGACAATTCCCAGCAGTGGGGGTACAAGCCCTTGCCCAGTGGAAAACTGCAGCCCATTCGCACCATCATTAAAAAG AAGGTGCAGATAGAGGACGCGGAGGAGAATGAGAACGATCTGCAAGAACACCCGGATCAGAGCTGGCGGAAAGAAACGAAAGCCAGCGGGGCTACCGACTCTGTGTTGCATAGCAACAGGGGGGGTGAAGTGCTCAGAAAGAGCCCAAAAAACAGCGAAGACTTTCACGAGCAATCACACCGACTGA AAAAACTACAAAAGAAGAAGAGAaggacaacaaaaaataaaaataaaataaatactgaggaGACCCCAACACACCCACAGCCTGTGGACCTTTCTGCGACATTTG aTCTCTACCGAAAAGCTATATTGTCCCTCAAAGCCAGACAAGAACAGAATCAACGAGAAGGGAACATCACTTAA
- the LOC121295685 gene encoding transmembrane protein 35A: MALPKTITIVALSIALGLFFVFMGTIKLTPRLSKDAHSEMKRAYKSYAKALPALKKMGISSVLLRKIIGSVEVACGIVLTLVPGRPKDLANFLLLLVMLAVLFFHQLVGDPLKRYAHALVFGILLTCRLLIARQTEDRAESSESRNGQADAQEKNKVKVS; the protein is encoded by the exons ATGGCTTTGCCGAAGACAATTACCATTGTAGCTCTTTCCATCGCTTTGGGTCTCTTCTTTGTGTTCATGGGAACCATCAAACTCACCCCAAGACTGAGCAAAGATGCGCACAGTGAAATG AAACGAGCCTATAAAAGTTATGCCAAGGCTCTCCCGGCGTTGAAGAAGATGGGCATCAGCTCCGTTCTGCTGCGGAAGATCATTGGCTCAGTGGAGGTGGCATGTGGCATTGTGTTGACCCTGGTTCCAGGGAGGCCGAAGGACCTGGCCAACTTCCTTCTCCTCCTGGTCATGCTAGCCGTTCTGTTCTTCCACCAGCTAGTGGGGGACCCCCTCAAACGCTACGCCCACGCCTTGGTCTTCGGGATCCTGCTTACCTGCCGGCTACTGATCGCCCGACAGACCGAGGATCGGGCAGAGAGCAGCGAGAGCAGGAACGGACAGGCGGACGCACAGGAAAAGAATAAAGTGAAGGTGTCCTAA